The following nucleotide sequence is from Psychroserpens sp. Hel_I_66.
CATTGGACTATAGCAGATAGTCAACCAAAAGAAAAACCTTGTGATTTATTTATTGATGCCTTAGAAGACTCTGTAATAATTGTTTTGAACAAAGACATTAAAAGAGAATCCCAAAATATTGGTGCATTTATCAAACGTATTGCTGTATTACAAACTAGAGTAATCATGCTAATGAGTTTTTCTGCACTTAAGCGATATGAACATTTTGAGGAAACGTATCCAGAAATTATTCAACGCGTAACTCAAAAAATGATTGCCTCCTATTTAGGTATAGCGCCAGAAACATTAAGCAAAATAAAAAGGGAACGATTAAAATAAAAATCCAATCATTTCTTAATCTACATTAATGGA
It contains:
- a CDS encoding Crp/Fnr family transcriptional regulator, producing MRQIKVNKGDILQKSGDLNIHIYKVVSGLLRSFTIDEKGKEHIFMFAPEHWTIADSQPKEKPCDLFIDALEDSVIIVLNKDIKRESQNIGAFIKRIAVLQTRVIMLMSFSALKRYEHFEETYPEIIQRVTQKMIASYLGIAPETLSKIKRERLK